The nucleotide sequence CAGGTACCAGATATTATTATTCTGGATCTTATGATGCCAGGAATGGATGGATTTGCCGTCTGTCAACAACTCAAAAACGATCCAATCTCGCAGAATATTCCTGTTATCTTTCTCAGTAGCCATGATACAGCGGAAGAAAAGGTCAAGGCCTTTGAAGTAGGAGGGATCGACTATCTTGTGAAACCGTACAGCAGACTTGAACTCCTTATCCGTCTGCACACCCATCTCGCTCTCCAGCACATTCAGGATGGGCTGACGTTACAAGTTAAAAAACGAACAGAAGAACTCGAGGAGAAAAACCACGAGCTTGAGGAGACCAACCTTGTCCTCAAACGTCTCATCCACGAAATTGAACAAGAAAAAGTGGAAATCAACCGCATTATGCACTTCAATATTGAGCGCCTCATTCTCCCTGATCTCGCCAGAATGGCCGAGGCTCCTGCCCAACAACGCTACCAGCTTAAAGATACTATCCAGACCAACTTGCTTGATCTCGCAAGCCCAGTGACCGGTGAGCATCACGATATGTACCTCCTTCTCACGCCGACTGAATTACGGATCCTGAACCTCATCCGTCAGGGACGTTCCAGCAAGGAGATTGCCCAGGCCCTGAATATATCTCCTCAAACAGTGGCAACCCACCGAAAAAAAATAAGAAAAAAACTCCATATTTCCGGAACAAAGATCAACCTCACCTCCTTTATCAACCGATCAGAGTGACCTCGCCTGATTGCCCTCAACCGAGCCTCTAATCCCTTGCCTTGGCCAGGACATCACTGATCGAAAGGGCATAGGGATGATGCTTGCGAAGGAAAAGGGGCATGGCATTTCGCGCGTTCCTGGCCTCATCCATGCTGCTATACATACCGTAGCAAACAAAGAGGGTCGGCGGAAAGGTATCCCTGCGAAGGATATAGAGTCTACCGCTATGCTCCTGATATTCCTCACGGACAATCATATCCTTTATCGTCTCAGCAGCAGCATCCGAGGAGAGGACAAGGAGTTGAACCGTAAACTTATCTCCGTTTCCCTCCCTGGTCCATTGTTTTCCGGCCCCAAAATACCTGGCAAAGAGCTGGTCTGCCTTGGCAGAGCGAGACAGGGTCCTCACCGGCGTTATCTCAAGCTTTGGCACCTGAATGGCCTCTGCCTCCTTGGCAGCAGGGGCAGAGACAGACGTGGGCGTCACTCCCCGGGCAGAAGCAACAGAAACCAAAGTTTTTCGCTCAGGGGGGGCTATACTCGTTTTTTGTCTCTCTTGCTCAGATCCAGGTGCAAGGTCGTCAGGAGCAGACGGTTTTGTCTTCTTCATGCCCGGTGTCAGCTCGATAATCGAGGCAGGCTGAATGACGGGAAGCTTCTTTGCCGTCGTCAAGCTCTCGGCACTGGCTTCGCTGGAAGAGGGGGCTGGCACGGCCTGCTTACGCTCCTCTGAAAAGAGCACGGGCATGGTTTCCGCAGGGACCTCCTCTGCCTCGTCTTCAGCCTGGAGTTCAACGTACTGTTCAACGTGTTCAACAACCGTATTCTGCTCGTCTGTGCCGGTGTTTTCGGCCGCCTCCCCTGAGGCCCGCACCCTCTCTTCTTCATCAGCCAAGACCGGTGTCGACATACGCACGGGAGCGTCTTGTTCGCCCGACGACACAACGCTCTCTGTCTTGCCTTGTTGTTCCGAAGTCAGCGGTGCCAGGCGAAGGTCTTCTTTTTTCTCCCCATCTTCCTTTTTCTTAAAATCCGGGCGTTGGGGAACAGGAAGGGGAAAAAGAGACTGTTCTTCGTTATCCTGAGGGGGAGCTGAAGGTCTTTCTCCAAGATTACCCGATGCAGCCTCTTCCTCAACAAAGGGTAAGGGGTCTTCCTCCTCAGGGACTGCGATTGAACTTTCAGTACCTTCTGGAGCAACATGAAGCGTCTCCTGCGATGCCTCTTCCTGCCCCGGAAAAAAAGACGTCCGCCCAAAAAAGAAAAAGAGCAGCAGGCACAGTAAAAGGAGGAGGAGCAGCACCCTCCGCCTCCCTCTCGACGACCCCTCATCATCTCCTGTCAAAGGGGCAACAGGGTCTTCTGGCAGAACAACATGGACAGGCAGAACCGTATCTGCACCACCAGCAGCAGCGTTCTCTAAGGCCGCTTCAGCAATTCCATCCATGATGCCGGGCACGCCTTTGCCCAGACGAACAATCTCCTGCACGGCAGCCCCAGAAAAAACCGGGGCACGGGTTCCCCTCTCGTCACCTGCAGCCCTGAGGCGAGAGGCAAGATATGCAGCGGTCTCCTTGACAGAAAAAGGCCCCAGCGCATAGGTTGAGGCAATCCTTATATCCTCGCAGTACCCACTGAGCTGCTCAATCGAGGTATTCAGGGCAGGCTGACCTGCCAGCAAGGCCTGTACCCCATATTCCTTATTGGCCCCGTGAAGCAAGCGAAACAGACGCTCCAGCGCGGCAAGAAACATCTTTTCCGCCTCATCAATCAGGAGAAGAAGGCGTCGTCCCTTTCCTTTCTGAGCCAGTAGCAAAGACTGAAAAACAGCTGTTATATCTTGCCCTTCCAACTCCGATGCAGGCATCCCTAATTGTACACAGACCTGCCTGAGCAGTTCATCAAAGGAACCCACCGGGTTTTCCAGATAAACGACCTTGCACGTACTCCCGTCCAAACGATGGCGAATCAGCCGACAGAGAACCGTCTTTCCTGCGCCTTTAGGGCCGGTAAGGAGCATGGCAGCATGCCCCTGCTGCAGATCATGGCGCAACTCTTTCAGAATATTTTTTCGCCCGGCCTGAGCAAAAAACACATCAGGATTGGGTTGGCGAATGAAGGGAGGGTATTCGAGACCAAAGTATTGGAGATACATTACTCTACGTATAAGTAAAAAATTATATTAAAACAGTCGCCGTGATAATATGGAATGCCAATACTCAGAACTGTTCGATTGACACCTGGATACTTTCAGCGTAATCTGTGATTTGATGCATTGCACGATACACTACATCTAGGCTCCTGCACTTCAGGAGGTGCAACACGCTGCCTCATTATTCGCCAAGCGAGTCTTTCTGTAAACAGATTTTCACGGACTTCTGTTTTTTTAGAAGATACAGGACAATGAAAAAGAGTATAAGGAGGACGGACAGTCAGACGTCCTGTTGTCTGGGCCGCAGGAGCTGTTTGCCCACGGGTACATTTCTACAACACAGCTCTAT is from Candidatus Electrothrix sp. GW3-4 and encodes:
- a CDS encoding AAA family ATPase, whose product is MYLQYFGLEYPPFIRQPNPDVFFAQAGRKNILKELRHDLQQGHAAMLLTGPKGAGKTVLCRLIRHRLDGSTCKVVYLENPVGSFDELLRQVCVQLGMPASELEGQDITAVFQSLLLAQKGKGRRLLLLIDEAEKMFLAALERLFRLLHGANKEYGVQALLAGQPALNTSIEQLSGYCEDIRIASTYALGPFSVKETAAYLASRLRAAGDERGTRAPVFSGAAVQEIVRLGKGVPGIMDGIAEAALENAAAGGADTVLPVHVVLPEDPVAPLTGDDEGSSRGRRRVLLLLLLLCLLLFFFFGRTSFFPGQEEASQETLHVAPEGTESSIAVPEEEDPLPFVEEEAASGNLGERPSAPPQDNEEQSLFPLPVPQRPDFKKKEDGEKKEDLRLAPLTSEQQGKTESVVSSGEQDAPVRMSTPVLADEEERVRASGEAAENTGTDEQNTVVEHVEQYVELQAEDEAEEVPAETMPVLFSEERKQAVPAPSSSEASAESLTTAKKLPVIQPASIIELTPGMKKTKPSAPDDLAPGSEQERQKTSIAPPERKTLVSVASARGVTPTSVSAPAAKEAEAIQVPKLEITPVRTLSRSAKADQLFARYFGAGKQWTREGNGDKFTVQLLVLSSDAAAETIKDMIVREEYQEHSGRLYILRRDTFPPTLFVCYGMYSSMDEARNARNAMPLFLRKHHPYALSISDVLAKARD
- a CDS encoding DNA-binding response regulator → MKRLKQYVTTPAEVLIIDDDDTLLLTTKLVIEAEGHHVRTAKNGVDGLGMVQQQVPDIIILDLMMPGMDGFAVCQQLKNDPISQNIPVIFLSSHDTAEEKVKAFEVGGIDYLVKPYSRLELLIRLHTHLALQHIQDGLTLQVKKRTEELEEKNHELEETNLVLKRLIHEIEQEKVEINRIMHFNIERLILPDLARMAEAPAQQRYQLKDTIQTNLLDLASPVTGEHHDMYLLLTPTELRILNLIRQGRSSKEIAQALNISPQTVATHRKKIRKKLHISGTKINLTSFINRSE